A single region of the Arthrobacter sp. V1I7 genome encodes:
- a CDS encoding inositol-3-phosphate synthase: MTTSAEPASHSYGKTGIWLIGARGSVATTATVGLAAISAGLANATGCVTEQEHFDAVELPAFADFVVGGHDISGVCMAKRAEALVDSGMLQLHLFESVRSQLVETDRRVRPGYDPAQSGSQAEVARRLSQDILDFKLSNGLNRVIVLDVASTEAPVKPISEFTDADLLLAALEDPARSVLPPSSVSAYAAALAGSPYVCFTPSTALNVPALRELAARHHVPTAGQDGKTGQTWLRSVLAPAFAARGLRVLSWAGTNLLGGGDGATLADPQAVSGKLQSKNRGLQELTGGAVTPLHIDNVQDLGETKVAWDHINVEGFLGSRLTLQTTWSAYDSMLAAPMVLDLARFMALAHASGEEGHVSALGFFFKDPWGSDEHSFANQTRDLIDWAQAASAKLAASAGSLEQQ; this comes from the coding sequence GTGACCACGAGCGCAGAACCGGCCTCCCATTCCTACGGCAAAACCGGCATCTGGCTCATTGGTGCCCGCGGGTCCGTGGCAACGACAGCCACGGTGGGCCTGGCGGCCATCTCCGCCGGCCTTGCGAACGCCACCGGATGCGTCACGGAGCAGGAGCACTTCGACGCTGTCGAGCTTCCCGCCTTCGCAGACTTTGTGGTGGGCGGTCATGACATCAGCGGTGTCTGCATGGCGAAGCGTGCTGAGGCACTCGTTGACTCGGGGATGCTGCAGCTTCACCTCTTTGAATCCGTCCGCTCCCAGCTTGTAGAAACTGATCGTCGAGTGCGGCCCGGCTACGATCCCGCGCAATCGGGGTCGCAAGCCGAGGTGGCGCGCCGGCTCTCCCAAGACATCTTGGACTTCAAGCTGTCCAACGGCCTGAACCGCGTCATTGTTCTTGATGTCGCTTCGACCGAGGCCCCGGTTAAACCGATCTCTGAGTTCACTGACGCGGACCTGCTGCTGGCTGCGCTGGAAGACCCTGCACGCTCGGTGCTGCCACCCAGCTCTGTCAGCGCCTACGCCGCCGCCCTCGCTGGCTCCCCTTACGTGTGTTTCACACCCTCAACCGCCCTCAACGTGCCCGCACTGCGTGAACTGGCGGCTCGGCATCATGTTCCAACCGCTGGCCAAGATGGCAAGACGGGCCAAACCTGGCTACGGTCCGTCCTTGCCCCAGCCTTTGCCGCCCGCGGGCTCCGTGTCCTTTCATGGGCCGGAACCAACCTGCTCGGCGGCGGTGACGGCGCCACGCTCGCTGACCCGCAGGCCGTTTCCGGGAAGTTGCAGTCAAAGAACCGCGGGCTCCAGGAGCTGACAGGAGGCGCGGTCACTCCGCTTCACATCGACAACGTTCAGGACCTCGGCGAGACCAAGGTGGCCTGGGACCACATCAACGTTGAAGGTTTCCTCGGCTCCCGGCTCACGCTGCAGACCACCTGGAGCGCCTACGACTCCATGCTGGCAGCGCCCATGGTGCTGGACCTCGCGCGATTCATGGCCCTGGCCCATGCTTCTGGGGAAGAAGGTCACGTCAGCGCACTCGGATTCTTCTTCAAGGATCCCTGGGGCAGCGACGAGCACTCGTTCGCCAATCAGACACGCGATCTCATCGATTGGGCGCAGGCGGCAAGCGCCAAGCTGGCGGCCAGCGCAGGGAGCCTCGAACAGCAGTGA
- a CDS encoding SCO3242 family prenyltransferase — MSRINNYLELVRAPAVLTVLGDTLAGGSAAGHALSGRRIALPLASACLYAGGMALNDYADRETDAHERPERPIPSGRISARNAFTAAAALTIAGLSLSAVGGGRHAFAVGVPLAVSIWTYDLLAKNHAVSGALTMGSCRALDVLMGAGSGHWRPALAAAGIMGGHTVAVTLLSRGEVNGTTTTTATGVAAGTGLLAGAVLAGTAGPRHQLLAVLAATAVYAARCAPAQVRAAHNPAARNALEATKAGIRAMIPLQAALTLRHGNVAAAAVLASVDLFGKVLRSRPGNVRITES, encoded by the coding sequence GTGAGCCGGATCAACAACTACCTCGAACTGGTCCGCGCGCCGGCCGTTCTTACCGTTCTCGGCGATACGCTCGCCGGCGGCTCTGCCGCGGGGCATGCACTCAGCGGCCGCCGCATCGCCCTCCCCCTCGCAAGTGCCTGCCTGTACGCGGGCGGCATGGCGCTGAATGACTATGCCGACCGCGAGACCGATGCCCACGAGCGACCTGAGCGGCCTATTCCCTCCGGGAGGATCAGCGCCCGCAACGCCTTCACCGCGGCAGCGGCCCTCACCATTGCGGGGCTGAGCCTCAGCGCGGTCGGTGGAGGCCGGCACGCCTTCGCCGTGGGAGTTCCCCTCGCAGTCTCAATCTGGACGTACGACCTGCTGGCCAAGAACCATGCGGTCTCGGGCGCACTCACCATGGGTTCCTGCCGTGCACTGGACGTTCTCATGGGCGCCGGTTCCGGACACTGGCGCCCCGCGCTTGCCGCTGCGGGCATCATGGGCGGCCACACTGTAGCCGTCACCCTCCTTTCCCGCGGCGAAGTCAACGGAACGACGACGACGACCGCCACCGGCGTCGCCGCCGGCACCGGCCTGCTTGCCGGCGCCGTCCTGGCCGGTACCGCGGGACCCCGTCACCAGCTCCTTGCTGTGCTCGCGGCGACCGCCGTCTACGCCGCCCGGTGCGCTCCGGCCCAGGTACGGGCTGCCCATAACCCGGCGGCGAGGAATGCCCTCGAGGCCACCAAAGCAGGCATCCGCGCGATGATCCCCCTGCAGGCAGCTCTCACCCTTCGCCACGGAAACGTGGCGGCCGCAGCAGTGCTTGCTTCGGTGGACCTGTTCGGCAAGGTCCTGCGCTCCCGTCCCGGGAACGTGAGGATCACCGAGTCATGA